Part of the Bos indicus isolate NIAB-ARS_2022 breed Sahiwal x Tharparkar chromosome 29, NIAB-ARS_B.indTharparkar_mat_pri_1.0, whole genome shotgun sequence genome is shown below.
AATCCCATCAGAGTAATGGGTCAAACACTTTAAAGCATTCAGCCTTATTATCCCACTCTATCTACATTGCTGCCAAGTAAGCCAGGTTAGcattaacagaatcatctttaaGCCGGAAAATCCATGCCACAGAGGCTAAATCTTTGCTCAAAGTTACCAggttaaaggggcttccctggtggctcagatggtaaagaatccgccttcagttcaatcccagggttggggagatcccctggaaaagggaatggctacccactccagttttcttgcctggagaattccatggacagaggagactggagagcagtccatggggtcacaaaagagtagacACTTCACTTTTACCAGGTTAAAAGGGCTAAATTGGGGGTCAGAATCCTTTTGCTCTCACAATGACATTTTTCCGGATGTGGAGTTGGTGAGAGCTCAAACTGCTCACTCCCTGATCCCAAACACCCGCAAGCCCACTCCCAGGTCTAGAAAGGTCTGCTGCTaggctgctgctaaatcgcttcagtcgtgtctgactctgtatgaccccatagacggcagcccaccaggctcacctgtccctgcgattctccaggcaggaacactggagtgggttgccatttccttctccaatgcatgaaagtgaaaagtgaaagggaagtcgctcagtcgtgtctgactcttagcgacctcatggactgcagcccaccaggctcctccatccatgggattttccaggcaagagtgctggagtggggtgccatttcttctaAGTCTCTGCCTCCCCTGGCCTTACACCAGCTCTGTGCTCTCCAGCAGTGACACCACTGAGATGCATAACCTGCCACCTTCGTACACAGACGGATCGCTGTAGAAGAGGCTTTGGAGTCTGTGTTGCTAAGAATTATGAGAGCTGCATGATCTTAAAGATCTTCCAGGGTAAGTTAGAGGGTCCGGGGAGGTGCTGTGAGATTCCTAGAAAATTCTTAGGAGAGCAAATATCTATCTCAGGCTAAGGTCAATTCAAGAGAGGAACCAAAGTGCCACATACCCCAGGGTACGGGACCCTGTGCATGCAGACTGAAGAGGACTTGGGGAAACGAGCCAGGAGGAAGAAACTTGAGTACAGAGGGTTGAAGTTTTCCAGGGAACTTAGGCAAATAACTCCTGCAGGGGACCCGTGatgtcttcctctcccttcctgagTCCCCTTGGGAAGTACAAGATGGGAAGCCAACCCCAGACCTACCCTGATGCCCTATTAAATGTTTACAGACAGGACTAGTGCCACATGTGACTTGTCTTTAAAAGAACTTAGATCGCTGGCTGATTTTTCTATGATTCCTTCTTATTACAGGTGGCACCCTCCAGTTATCATATCTGGTGTGTCAGAGATTCTGCAGAGATCTGACATACAGTTTCCAGGGTCGAATTTATGTTCACAAATGCTGCAACTACAATTATTGTAACTTCAAAACGCTAAAATACTTCTACTCCTGAGTTGTCCCTTTAAAATGTTACCAATACTTCTCTGCCTTCACAGTTGGCCTGCCCTGGCTTTTCTGCCCTGTCTGTTCTGGAGGGACCCCAGCCCTCTCTGTAACTCAGTGGTAGCCTTGCTATTGCCGAAGCTCGGTTTCTACCTCAGTCGGAGGATTACCACCCTGGACAACAGAATTCTCCCATTACAAGGACTGGCATTTCTGTACTTCGAGAAGCTTACCCTCAGAAGCacagtagaaaattttaaaataagaccaTTCTAGATCCTGGTGGAGTATCTTAGCTAGTGGAGGTGGACTAGAAATTCTTCAGCTGAAAATTCACAAAAGTTTTTGTCTGAAACTCACACCATGATTGTAGTTAAGCAGAAATAGCAAAAAAGCAGATGCTGGACACTTGAGATTTTCCTCTGTGGACAAAAATTATTGTCCCCAGTGGGCAGTGTCCACCTCACACTCAGTCATGATTTTCTTGGCATTTACGAAGTGTCTGTATATACAATGTTAGTAGGGGGCAGCAAATAAAGGACTTCTTGCCTCTGTGGCATTCACAGCTCACATACAGCCACTTCTAGGCCTGGAAAGATGTGTGTTCAAGATATATGACGactctcatttcttcctcttcctcttctagtCTTTCTCAgttcctttcctcttttgccACCGCTACCACTCTGACTCACCAGCGACCCACACCATTGCTACATAAATTCTCCTTCCTCTGAATACCCAAGGCACTTTATCagtactttttttccctcttcctcacAAAAAAGGAATCATTTCTGTTTGTCTAATTTGTTCTAGAATgttataaatcacagcaagaacaCCTGTCTTACTCATCTCTAGTTGCCTTTAGCTGGCCAGTTAGACTTCACTGGGTTTAAAAGAGCTGCAGTAAAGCTGATGGAATTGTTCTTGTCCATTTGTTTATCGTGGCTTGTTggttttttacttattttgttgaGTGTACTGAGAATGGTAACCACTACTCCCTAGCAGACATGAACGTTCACTCCAGTGCCAACATACCATGTGTCTTCCTCAAAGAaattatgaaaaggacatttctGATTATGGGGCCCTCCAGTATTCAAATACATTAacttaaaacaacttttttttgaTGGGATTCTTCCAAAACTCATTACTTACTtcaatattcaaaattaaaactattattaTATCAAAGCCTTACAAAACAGGCCTGGAAGTTTAGAAAGGGTAATCTGGCCCAACACTTGGAAATATCTGAAGGCAGACATTTTCCTGGTTTTAACAATGTCAGGATTAATTATATAAGTTTTTTTGCTCTCAGATTTATCTATGCAATATTAAGTTTCCCTTCAATTGTGCATCTAACAGCTTTAGCTCCTATTGATTATTATTAGCGAGATCCTTCATTCATTATGAGATGAATAATAATCttctttttgtaatatttatttttaactgattgatgattgctttacaatattagtttgatttctgtcacacatcaacatgaattaaccataggtatgcatatgtcccctccctcttgaatctccttccCACTTCTGGCAATTATcttcttaattgaagtataattcatgtataataaaatgcacatattttAAGTATAGAGTTTGATGTGATTTGATAAGCAGATAAACCTATATAACCACCATCCCAATTAAgacatagaacattttcatcattcctGTAAGTTTCTTCAAATAACAATCTACTCCCAGAAGTATTATTCTAACTTCCATCACCATAGAACTAATTTCATCTGTTCTTGAACTTATTATAAAGACAATTATACAGAAAGTACTGTCTTGAGTCTAGTTTCGATCACCCACCGTAATATTTTTAAGACTCCTGTGTTTTTCACTTATACCAaaggtttgttctttttctcccattgtgtacatacaccgggcttccctggtggctcagacagtaaagaatccacctgcaatgtgggagacctgggttcagtccctgggttgggacgatctcctggaagagggcatggcaactcactccagtattcctgcctggagaatccccatggacagaggagcctggcaggctataatctaaggagtcgcaaagagttggacacaattgagcgactaagcacagcatagcacatacATATACTACAATTTATTAAGTCAATTCTCTtatggatggacatgagttgttTTCAGCTTTGGGCTATTGTAAGGAaatctgctatgaacattctcaGATGAGccgtttttatttttattttttttttctttgataattttcagggttgtttttcttttgtaggtGGGTGGTTGTGGgatatttaaagtcattttatttcCAATGGATCATACTTTCTATTTTTGATATAATAGAAAAAGTGCCCCTTATTATGTGGTTATATCTACAAAAACAGCATCTCAAGTAGTATTTGTTTGACAAAAGATACATAAACTTCTTTCCAATAATGAGGTATGTATAAATGATATATGAAATAGCCCATTGAGTGTGATGATAAGTCAATCAAATGGGTAAGAACACTGTTTTATAGcagtgagaaatggagtattccTGCCATATCTGTAAACTAGGATGTCTTGGACATTAGTGATTCtagccctccaaatgtgaatttctgagccctAAGGGTgcccaggaatttttaaaatttgtatcacATAAGAATTTTGACAGTCATATACCCTCATCTCTCTTGTGTaggtaattaaaagtaaaatgtatgaGTCACAGGGTAGACATATCCataacttaaaaagaaacaaccaaaataGTTTACCAAAGTGGTGATACTAATATAGAGTCCTACCAGTACTGTATGAGAGTTCCACTTACTTTGGGtaagaaaataattcattcatGTTTCCTGCTAATAGTTTCTTGGATTAAATTGACATTTTGTCTACTCATTTGGAATTTATCCTTGCAAGAAATTGATCCAAGTTACTATATTTCCATGTGACTAGCCAATTAACCcaataatatttatttgaaagtttGTATTTTTCTCAGCTAATTTGATATGCCTCTTTTCATTAGCACTTAACACTCTGGGTTCTCTACTCAGTTAAATTTTTCTACACATTACCTCTACCTCACAGTatacacaaaaagcaaattcaaactTTTTGGATTGTAGGtctaaagtgaaaagtaaagcaataaaacttccagaagaaagCATAGCATGTATTAATAACTTTGGAATAGGCTAAAGGTTACTTAAACATCACCTAAAcagcaaaactattttttaagaattgaTAAGTTAGATTTCACTAAAATGCACAATGTTGGTTCATCAAAATGTATcattaagagagtgaaaagaaGTTAAAGACTTGGATAAGATATTTGCAATACTGATATCCTCTATAGAATTTGtataaagaacacacacacacacacacaaaaagaacacaaaaaatcTTATAGCtttcctagttaaaaaaaaatgctaagggAATTCATCATGACTAGATCTGACTtgcaagaaacacagaaaggagTTAGTTAATAcaaggtgaaataaaaatatgctaatTAAAGACATGAAGACATATGGAAACATATAACACATTGGTACAGGTAAATATACAGTCAGAAAACTCTAATAGCATGGTTTGTTAACCACTGAACTATACTACAAAGATCAAAggaaaaagcattaaaataattTAGCTACTATCATTTgttaatgaatgtgtgtgtgtgtgtgtgtgtgtgtgtgctcagttgtgtctgactctttgcaaccacctgGAGTgagtccatgcaattttccagacaagaatactggagtgggttgccatttcctactccaggggatcttcccaacccagggatcgaacccaagtctcttgtgtctcctgcattggcaggcagattctttatcactgtgccacctgggaagcaaaatataaaaagaggaaaataatgacttcaaaatataaaaggacAAAGTAAAAGGGTGAAACTTTCATTGATACTCAAAATTAAGTTGTTATCAACTTGAACTAGGTTGCTTTACCTATAAGATGTCTTATGTAAGACTCCTGGTGGAGGGGAAGTTGGAAGAACGGAGTCAAAATGTACAACCTTCCAGTTACAAGATGAATAgctactagggatgtaatgtaataagggtgaaagagctggcttaaaactaaatattaaaaagaactaagattatggcatccggccccattacttcacggcaaatacggggggaaaggtggaagaagtgaaagacttcctcttcttgggctctaaaatcaccgtgaatggtgactgcagccatgaaatcagaagacatttgccttttggcaggaaaactatgacaaacctagacagtgtgttgaaaagcagaaacattactctgctgacaaaggtctgtatagtcaaggctatggtcttcccagtggtcacgtacgatgtgagagctggactgtaaagaaggcggagggccgaagaattgatgccttctaactgcggtgctggagaagccttcctgagaatcccttggacagcaaggagatcaaaccagtcaatcttaagagaaatcaatcctgaatactcgttgaaaggactgatgctgaagctgaaactccagtattttggtcacctgattcgaacagctgactcattggaaaagtccctgatgctgggaaagattgagggcaggaggaaaagagggcattagagaatgatgagatggctggatggcatcatcgatgcaatggacatgaacttgagcaaacttccagagatggtgagggacagagaggcctggcatgctgcagttcatggggtcacaaagagttggacacgactgggcaactgaacaacaacaactctataTCTTCATGCTATCCCTTCACTGTTTATTGTACAGtttcttttacaattttctttcttttgtaatctATGCACTGGTTTtagattctttcttctttttcatttagaggaaacatttcttttaagggaagTTTAgtattgctgaattcttttaggtTTTGCTTATCTGAGAAACagcttctctctcattctctcttaaATAATAATCTTTCTGGGTAGAGCGTGCTAGGTTGCACATTCTCCTCCGTTtgtactttgaatatattatgctgctcctttctgacctgcatagATTCTGCAATTGGGTGATGCCTTGTAAGGATTCCCCTGTATATAACTCTTTCTCTTGTTGTCTTTAGGATTCTCTCTTCCACTTTTGCCCGTTTCATTATGATATGTCTTGCTATGGGTCTGTTTGCATTCATTTTGCTTTGGGACCCTCTGGACTTCCCAGGTCATAcagtaataaagaacctgcctgccaatgcaggagatgcagcttctatcatcaggtcaggaagatccactggagtaggaaatggcaacccatttcagcattcttgcctgggaaattcctgaacagagggggagcctggcaggctatcatccagggggttgcaaagagccacaCAGAtcgagcatgcatgcacatgcttcctgtacctggatatatttccttctttgggtttggaaaagTTTCAGCCATAATGTTCTGAAGTACGTTTTttactcctttttctctctcttcttctgaaaAGCCTATAATGCCTGTGGATGTTGGCACCTTGTATATTATCCCATCGATCTCATatgttgcttcattttttttttttcattagtttttctgttgttctgattgggtgatttccactaTTCTGTCTTTCATATCAGCACATTCATGTGTTCTTGTCTGTCATTTATTCAGCTATTGATtgtttctaaatgtttttttttaatctcagaaatGGCATTATCTATTTCTGATTGTGTCTTTGTAGTTTATAGTTTTTTGTTAAAATTATCTGTGTTTATATCACTACTCTTTCTTAATTCagttagcatttttattactaacattaaaaaaatatttattttataccagaggagagttgattaacaatgttgggttagtttctggtatacagcagagtgattcagttacgcATGTATATGtacctattatttttcaaattcttttcccatttagattgtcacagagtattgagcaaagtattccctgtgctatacagtaggtctttgttggttatctgttttaaatatagtggtgtgtatatgtcagtcccaaactcccaatgtGTCCctttcttcccaccctttccccttggtaaccataagtttgttcattaagactgtgagtctgtttctattttgtaaataagtttgcttgtatcttttttttttttttttttagatttcacatataagtgatacatatggtatttgtctttctctgacttatttcatttagtataacaATCTTCAGGTTCATAtatgttgctataaatggcattata
Proteins encoded:
- the LOC109554082 gene encoding prostate and testis expressed protein 3 isoform X1, producing the protein MGRHFLLLLFLLGCPLAVTPLRCITCHLRTQTDRCRRGFGVCVAKNYESCMILKIFQGGTLQLSYLVCQRFCRDLTYSFQGRIYVHKCCNYNYCNFKTLKYFYS
- the LOC109554082 gene encoding prostate and testis expressed protein 3 isoform X2 → MGRHFLLLLFLLGCPLVTPLRCITCHLRTQTDRCRRGFGVCVAKNYESCMILKIFQGGTLQLSYLVCQRFCRDLTYSFQGRIYVHKCCNYNYCNFKTLKYFYS